A window from Citrus sinensis cultivar Valencia sweet orange chromosome 3, DVS_A1.0, whole genome shotgun sequence encodes these proteins:
- the LOC127900911 gene encoding polygalacturonase-like: MSTSMSLPINFLPFLLILFFSSSLAIPLSYNVLSFGARPDGQTDSVKSFLAAWAKACGSAEAATIYVPPGRYLLSNVVFQGQCKNNDITIRIDGTLVAPADYHVIGNAENWILFEHVSGVSINGGVLEGQGAGLWACKKSDNSNCPSGATTLRFSNSDNVVINGLASVDSQMFHIVINGCNDVKVQGVKVSAAGDSPNTDGIHVQSSSGVTILDSKIGTGDDCVSVGPGATNLWIENVACGPGHGISIGSLGKEQQEAGVQNVTVTSVTFTGTQNGVRIKSWGRTSSGFARNILFQHALMNNVDNPIIIDQNYCPDNENCPGQASGVKISDVIYQDIHGTSATEVGVKLDCSSKNPCTGISLEDVKLSYNNQPAEASCTNADGSASGFVLPNSCLKT; this comes from the exons ATGTCAACATCAATGTCTTTgcctattaattttttaccatTTCTTTTGATTCTCTTCTTTAGTTCATCTTTAGCAATTCCTTTGAGTTACAATGTGCTGAGCTTCGGAGCCAGACCCGATGGCCAGACTGACTCAGTAAAATCCTTTCTTGCTGCATGGGCTAAAGCCTGTGGCTCGGCCGAGGCCGCAACCATTTACGTGCCACCGGGGAGGTACTTACTAAGCAATGTTGTGTTTCAAGGCCAATGCAAGAACAATGATATTACCATACGTATTGACGGGACTCTGGTGGCTCCAGCTGATTATCATGTTATCGGAAATGCCGAAAACTGGATTTTATTTGAGCATGTTAGTGGGGTTTCTATTAATGGTGGCGTTCTTGAGGGCCAAGGTGCTGGCTTGTGGGCTTGTAAAAAGTCGGACAATAGTAATTGCCCCAGTGGCGCTACG ACACTTCGCTTTAGCAACTCAGACAACGTTGTGATTAACGGATTAGCATCCGTAGATAGCCAGATGTTTCATATTGTCATCAATGGATGCAACGATGTGAAAGTACAGGGGGTCAAAGTTTCGGCCGCCGGTGACAGCCCAAACACCGATGGCATTCACGTTCAATCATCAAGTGGTGTCACAATTTTGGACAGCAAAATTGGGACTGGTGATGACTGTGTATCAGTTGGGCCTGGCGCCACCAActtatggattgaaaatgttGCTTGTGGCCCTGGCCATGGGATcag CATTGGCAGCTTAGGCAAAGAGCAACAAGAGGCTGGAGTGCAAAATGTGACAGTAACATCTGTGACATTTACAGGCACTCAAAATGGAGTGAGGATTAAGTCCTGGGGGAGAACAAGCAGTGGATTTGCCAGGAACATTCTTTTCCAACATGCTCTTATGAACAATGTCGATAATCCAATCATAATTGATCAAAATTACTGCCCTGACAACGAGAATTGTCCTGGACAG GCTTCGGGGGTTAAAATCAGTGATGTGATATATCAAGATATTCATGGAACATCGGCAACAGAAGTTGGAGTAAAGCTCGATTGCAGTTCGAAGAATCCATGCACTGGAATTAGCTTGGAGGATGTGAAGCTCAGTTACAATAATCAACCAGCTGAAGCTTCCTGTACCAACGCTGATGGATCGGCCTCTGGATTTGTTCTTCCAAATAGTTGCTTGAAGACTTGA
- the LOC127900912 gene encoding polygalacturonase-like encodes MSLPIKFLPFLLILFFSSSLAIPLSYNVLSFGARPDGQTDSVKSFLAAWAQACGSAEAATIYVPPGRYLLSNVVFQGQCKNNDITIRIDGTLVAPADYHVIGNAENWILFEHVSGVSINGGVLDGQGAGLWACKKSDNSNCPSGATTLRFSNSDNVVINGLASVDSQMFHIVINGCNDVKVQGVKVSAAGDSPNTDGIHVQSSSGVTILDSKIGTGDDCVSVGPGATNLWIENVACGPGHGISIGSLGKEQQEAGVQNVTVTSVTFTGTQNGVRIKSWGRTSSGFARNILFQHALMNNVDNPIIIDQNYCPDNENCPGQASGVKISDVIYQDIHGTSATEVGVKLDCSSKNPCTGISLEDVKLSYNNQPAEASCTNADGSASGFVLPNSCLKT; translated from the exons ATGTCTTTgcctattaaatttttaccgTTTCTTTTGATTCTCTTCTTTAGTTCATCTTTAGCAATTCCTTTGAGTTACAACGTGCTGAGCTTCGGAGCCAGACCCGATGGCCAGACTGACTCAGTAAAATCCTTTCTTGCTGCATGGGCTCAAGCCTGTGGCTCGGCCGAGGCTGCAACCATTTACGTGCCACCGGGGAGGTACTTACTAAGCAATGTTGTGTTTCAAGGCCAATGCAAGAACAATGATATTACCATACGTATTGACGGGACTCTGGTGGCTCCAGCTGATTATCATGTTATCGGAAATGCCGAAAACTGGATTTTATTTGAGCATGTTAGTGGGGTTTCTATTAATGGTGGCGTTCTTGATGGCCAAGGTGCTGGCTTGTGGGCTTGTAAAAAGTCGGACAATAGTAATTGCCCCAGTGGCGCTACG ACACTTCGCTTTAGCAACTCAGACAACGTTGTGATTAACGGATTAGCATCCGTAGATAGCCAGATGTTTCATATTGTCATCAATGGATGCAACGATGTGAAAGTACAGGGGGTCAAAGTTTCGGCCGCCGGTGACAGCCCAAACACCGATGGCATTCACGTTCAATCATCAAGTGGTGTCACAATTTTGGACAGCAAAATTGGGACTGGTGATGACTGTGTATCAGTTGGGCCTGGCGCCACCAActtatggattgaaaatgttGCTTGTGGCCCTGGCCATGGGATcag CATTGGCAGCTTAGGCAAAGAGCAACAAGAGGCTGGAGTGCAAAATGTGACAGTAACATCTGTGACATTTACAGGCACTCAAAATGGAGTGAGGATTAAGTCCTGGGGGAGAACAAGCAGTGGATTTGCCAGGAACATTCTTTTCCAACATGCTCTTATGAACAATGTCGATAATCCAATCATAATTGATCAAAATTACTGCCCTGACAACGAGAATTGTCCTGGACAG GCTTCGGGGGTTAAAATCAGTGATGTGATATATCAAGATATTCATGGAACATCGGCAACAGAAGTTGGAGTAAAGCTCGATTGCAGTTCGAAGAATCCATGCACTGGAATTAGCTTGGAGGATGTGAAGCTCAGTTACAATAATCAACCAGCTGAAGCTTCCTGTACCAACGCTGATGGATCGGCCTCTGGATTTGTTCTTCCAAATAGTTGCTTGAAGACTTGA